In Algiphilus sp., the sequence GATCGCTGTCAGGCTCCATGTCGACGCAGGGCCACCAGGGGTCGAACCCGGCCAGATCGTTGCCCAGGACGTTGAGAATCCCCTGTGCGTCGTAACCGTGGTTGTTCGCGACCTTCACGCTGCCGGTGGGCAGGTGGAGGAACTCCATCGCCGCGGCGCACCCCCCAACGAAGTCGCTTACCAATCTCAGGGCTTCCGGCCACTGTTCCGGCGTCATGGATGCCTGATACAGCGTCAGGATGACGCTGTTGAGATCCGGCTGCTTCATCCAGTGCCATCGCGCACGACCATGGCTCTGTAACGTAGTCGAAACCTCGCCCGGAGTCGAACAGCGCGCCGCGTGCCCGGGCGGTTGCGCGGGCCGCTCGCGCGTCACGGCGCATCGCGGGCGGAGGGATCGACCGGAACGGGCCCGCCGGATGGCGGACCCGTTTCGTGCGGGATGGACGGCCGAGCCCATGCCAGAGGGCGGGCATGGGTGGCCCCGGCGGCTTCCGCGGGCGGGGAGCCGATGGGACCGCCTTCCAGCTTCTAGAGTTGCGTCCAGGTGCCGGTTGCGTTGTCCGGTTCGTTCGAGAACTCGATCAGCACCGTGCCTGCCGAGGTGTCGCCGGAGGTCAGCGTGTAGCGCTCGGTGCCGCCGCCGGAGAATGCGATGATCAGAACGCCATCTTCGGTCACCTCCCAGGTGATGGACCCGCCGTCCTCGCCGAAGCTCCAGGTGCCTGCGCCACCCTCATTCAGCTCGAAGGCCGTGGCCTGCTCGTCACCATCGATCGCGGCCGCATAGGTTCCCGGCATCAGCGAGGAGAAGTCACCATCGGGGACACCCGGTGCCTCGCCAATCGGTTCGCCATTGATCTCGGCGAAGAGCAGCTCGGTACGTGTAACGGGTTCTCCCGGCCCCTCATTCTCGCCCGCGATCTCGATACCATTGCCAACACCGAACCACTCGGTTTCACGGTAGCCGTCGGGGGTTGTCAGATCGAAACGGCATGTTTCGAAGGTTCCGGCCGGAACAGTGATCGTTTCGCGGCCGACATAGGTCACCGTGGCGGTGCCGTCGTCTCCAACCTCCGCTCCGAGTTCGGTATAGGTAGACGTATAGCTATAGGACTCACCGGGCGCAAGATCAAAGCGCAGGAGCTCACCCGGATCGGAAACGAATCCGTCGTTCATGCCCTGCAGATTCTCGTCAGCAATCGCGTTGATCGACGGCACTTCGAAGTCGATCTGGAAGTACTCGTTCGCGTCGGCAAGCCCGGTGCCACTGTCCTGCACGAACACGCGGGTAGCTGGGCGGCCCTGGAAAGAGCTATCGGTGAAGACGGTGAAGTCGGATGTGAATTCACCGACAAACGCGCCGCCCTCGGTTTCGCGATCGCTCTCGGTGTACTCGGTGCCGTCCTGCCACAGGACCGGATTGAAGCAGGCGGACGCCGGATCGACCGAGTCCGTCGGCCGCGTAAACGTCCGGTTGAGCTCGAAGGACACGGCGCGCATTTCCGCGCTGCTGCCGGAACCCATTGGCGCACGCGCCAGCTGGAAGGTATCGCCGTCGACGCGAACGAGCGAGTAGAAGAAACCGCCCTCGGTCAGGTTGCGGATATCGATCTCGCTGGCCGGCTCGCCGTCCGCGGCCTGGACCTGCTCGCCCACGGCTACGGTGAGCTGCTCGCTGTAGCTGTCTTCAGGCGAGCCGAGGCAGGACCCGTTGGGCCAGACCGATTCGGTCACGGTGACATCGGTGCCATCGAAGGCCCACGAGCCCTCGAAGGACTCGCTGCCGTCGTCGGCCGGACTGCACGCGAAGTCCCACGTGCCCTGCAGCGCATCGATGACGGCATTGTCGACGTCGAAGCAGACGGTATCCACATTGGAGACGAGGTTCTCGGCATCGCGGCCGCTGATCGCCACGCAGAACTCGCCGGCACCGATGTTCGACGGCACCTCGATGTCCAGCACCACGGTCTCCAGCGCCTTGGTGCCGCTGCGCGACTGCGTCTCCGAGCCCAGCAGCACCTCGGCGTAGCGGTCGGAGCCGACCACCTTGGCGAAGATCGCCGACAGCGCCGAGCCGGTCTCGAAGTCCAGGCTCAGAGACGCGCTGCCGCCGGACGGGACCCCGACCTGCCGGGTCGCCGCCTGCAGCACCGGATCGTTGCCGGTGCTGGTCGGCGCCGGCGGGTCACCGTCGAGCAGGCTGGCGTCACGATCGCCCACCTTGATCAGGATGGCCTGCATCACCGCATCGGGCTCGGCGCCCGGATCGATGGTGCCGGACCCGCCGCCACCACCGCCGCCGCACGCGGCAAGCAACGCGCTACCCGACAGCAGCGCGATCAGTACGCCTCTTGAAGTCTTCATTGTTGTTTTCCCCCTGGGGAGTGCTGCGATCGACCGATCGCACGGAAGGTCGCGGCTTCGGCACCGCAACCGGGAACGTCCGGCGCCGGGACACGAACGCCTCCCTCGAGGGGGCGTCGCGTCTCGCGCGGACAGGTCATCACCGCCGATCCCTTTCGGCGGTGCGGTGGTGGCGACCGCCACCGACCCACTGCGGCTCATGGCTGGCTGAGCACGTCATGGCTTCAGTCTTCCACGTCAGTAAGTCCCGAACAGCCTCGATTCGGGGGGGGGGGATCGCAGCGGATATGAACGAATATGTGCCGAAGGTCACGGTTGCGCCTGCCCCGTGGGCAGCCCGTTGCCGTTCCATGTCTGCCCCGCCGCGCAATTCCGTGCATGGCGCAAGCGTAGTCAGCCGTGCGCGGCCCGGTCATCACACCTGGGTGTGATGCATTGGACGGGCGTGTACAGCGGTGCTGTCGAACACCCCACGTTTGCGCCCGGCAACGGCACTCCGCGCCGCCGTCGATCAAGGCAGGCAGCGGTTCTCCGGTGCATTGCCGCAGTACCGGGCAGGCACGCCGCGAATGCCGCCGGACACCGGAGAGGGAAGCAGCGTCCCGCGCGAGGGCGCTAGGTCCGGTTCGGCACGGCGCGCTCTGGATGCGGTTTCGCTTCAGTCAGGATGATTCGGCCTGCTTCCGGGACCGGCGGGGAGAGACGCTGCCGGGGGGCGTCGCGCCGGAAGCGCCGCCGGTGTGCACGAGCAGATCAGCTGAAGGTGAAGGACCCTCCCGCCGGGGTCACGTGGCCTTGCCCAACTCCCGGAACCGCGCGAGCTCTCCGAGCCCGTCACGCAGCATGCGCCGTTCATCCTTCGTCATCAGGCCGTCCGCGTTGCGGTCGAACGTGCTCGTCGCTCTGACCGCCTGGTCCAGTTCATCATGATTGACCGTCGAGCTGTCGCCCGCCTCCTCGCCGGCGAAGGCACCGATGATGTCCACGGCGAGTCGATGCTCGTTGCTGTCAACGGTCGCATTGCCGTTGAAGTCGATGTACTTCAGCAGCGCGATCAGGCTTCTGACGGATGCCTCGTCGATGTGACGGACGAGGCGCAGGATGTCCGATGCATCCTCGACCTCGTGCGGCTCCAGTGCCCCGGATCGGTCGTGGTCGAACATGGACAGATAGGCATAGAGGGTGGTCTTGTCGTCTTCGGTCAGATCCCGAAGGCGGTGCTGCAGGTTCTGGTCGGCTTCCTGCATGGCGGCAATGACGCCGTCGATATTGGACATGGAAGAGCTACCTGGTGGTTGGACGGAGTGCCGGGGATGGCGGCCCGATGGCCCGTGGCGCATCGGTGCGTCGTGGCCCCGGGGCAACGACGTCCCGCCGTCTCGCATCGCCGTTGCGCCGGAGCACCCGGTAGCGGCCCGGATCCGTTTGCAAGAGGCGACCGGCCCGGGGATGGGATCATCCGGGACCTGACCGTCGCCTTACCACGGTGGCCTAGTGCAGGAACTCGCCGTCGTAGTAGACCATTTCCTCGACCTGCGCCAGCGCGTCCTCGGTGCCGGGCTGGCTGATCAGCACCAGCAGCACGACCCACTTGACGCGCTCGATGTCGACGTCGTCCTCGATGCTCATGAGGCGGTCGATGACCAGTTCGCGGCCCTGCGGTCCGAGCAGGCCGAGCTGCTCCAGGTAGAGCAGGAAGCCCTGGCTCTCGGGGCCGATGCGCGCGCGCTCGGCGCTGCTGTACATGCGGATGGAGCCGGAGGCCGGGTTGACCAGATTGTCGCGTCGCTCGGCGAGGTCGTTGAGCCAGGCGAAGGCGTGGTTGACCTCCTCCTCGGGGAAGCCGGCACCGACCAGTTCGACGCGCAGGGTGTCGTAGTTGGCCGAATCGGCGAACTCCTGCTCGACGTAGTTCTCGTACAGGTACATGAGGACGTCGAGGACGCTTTCCTTGATGTTCACGATGGCCTTCCTGCGGTCGGGGTCATGCGTCGGCGCGCGCCAGTCGGGAGAAGGAACCGCCCGGCTCGCTGGCCACCAGGCCGGCGATCTCGAGCTCGAGCAGGGCGCTGCTCAGGGCCTGCACGTCGAGGCCGGTGCGCGCTACAAGCTGGTCGAAGGCGGAGCCGGCGTCGTGCACGGCGTCGAGCGTCAACGCCGCGTTGGCTGACAGCGCCGGACTGGCTCCTGAGCTTGTCACGGGGCCCAGTGTAGCAGCGGAACCGCCGGTGCTACGGCCGAGCGCGCGCAGCACGTCCTGCACGGTCTCGGCGAGCTGGGCGCCCTCGCGGATCAGTGCGTTGCAGCCGCGCGCCAGCGGGCGGTGGATGCTGCCCGGCACGGCGAGCACTTCGCGGCCGTACTCCGCCGCGAGCTTCGCCGTGATCAGGGAGCCGCTGCGCGCCGCCGCCTCCACCACCAAGACGCCGAGCGCGAGCCCGGCGATGATGCGATTGCGCCGCGGGAAGTGTCCCGGACGCGCGCCCGTGCCGGGCGGGAACTCGGAGACCAGCAGCCCGTGGTCGCCGATGCGGTGCGCCAGCGCGCGATGGCGCGCCGGATAGACGCGGTCCGGCCCGGTGCCGGCGACCGCGATGGTGGCGCCGCCGGCGTCCAGCGCCGCGGCGTGCGCGGCGCCGTCGATGCCGGACGCCATGCCGCTGGTGACGCACAGCCCCGCGCGCGCCAGCTCGCTGGCGAAGGCGCGGGCGTCCTCCAGGCCCTGGGCGCTGGCCGAGCGTGCGCCGACGATGGCGATCTGCTCCTGCGCCAGCAGCGACGGGTCACCCAGGCAGTAGAGCGCCAGGGGCGGGCAGCCCGTCTGCAGCAGTCGCTGCGGATAGCGCGCATCGTCGATGGTGACCAGCGCGCGTCGCTCGCCGTCGAGCCAGCGCCGGCAGGTGTCCAGGGCGTCGGGGGCGGGGCGGCGCAGGGCATCGTGCAGCGCATCCGGAAGGCCGGCGGCGCGCCATGCGCCCGGCCCGGCGTCGAGCGCCGCCGCGGCGCTGTCGTGCTGCTCGAGCAGGCGCATGCCGGTAACGGGGCCGACCCCGGGCGCCAGCAGCAGGGTCAGCCAGGCCTCGCGGTCGGCACCGTCGTCGGTCACGGCCTGCGGTCGGGCGCGTGTACCTCGTCATGCAGCAGGATGGGGCGGACGGCTTCCATGACCAGGGCCTGCGAGAGCCGGTCGGTGACGCGCACCACCAGGAGCTGTCCGGCGAACTCCGCCGGCAGGCTGACGCGGCCGAAGCTGCGCTGCGGGTCCTTGACCTCGCGCGCCGCGCTGTAGACATCGAGCACGTGTCCGCTGGCGAGTCCGTCGGCGCTGCCGCGGTTGAGCACCACCAGGTTGTACTGGCCGATCTGCGTGACGCCGCCGAACACCGAGATGATGCGCCCGTCGACGGCACCGTCCGGCGCGCGCGGGTAGAAGTTGGCGGACAGCTCGTCGGTGGGCTTCGGGATCAGCACATCGCCGATGCGGGTCTCGCGGTGCGCGCGCGTCAGCTCCAGCACCGCCACTTCGCGCGCGTGGCGCGCCAGCGTCGCGTCGGCCGCGGGGATGGCCTCGTAGCCCAGGGTCTCGCCGCTGTCCGGATCGACGTAGGGCGCACCGGGGTGCAGCACCAGCCAGTCCTCGTCGGCGTCCTCCGGCAGTTCCCTGGCGTAGATGCCGACGCGGTCCGGTCCGATGAGGTGTTCCTGGTCGAACTCCACCACGTAGGGCGCATTCTCCAGCGTCGCCTTGTCGACGATCTGCGGCCCGCGCAGGAAGTCCTTGATCTGGTCGAGCGGGATGGTGGGGATGGCGTCGGTCAGCGGCTTGCGGCGGATGCGCGGCGACAGCTTGCGCACGTCCGCGACGCGCTCGCTGCCCTCGAGCCAGCGCAGTTCGAGCACATCGCCCGGATAGATCAGGTGCGGATTGCTCACCTGCCGATTGGCCACCCAGACCTCGGGCCACTTCCACGGGTCGATCAGGAAGCGGTCGGCGATGCCCCAGAGCGTGTCGCCCTTCTTCACCACATAGCGCGCGGTCTTGCGCACGCGCTGCTCGGCGCCGTCGCGCGTCGTGGCGACCGGCTGCGCCGGTGCCGGCGACGGAGCGGTGCGCTCCGGGCCGCCACTGGCCACGACCTCGCCCGTGGTGGCGGGCCGCGCGTCCGGCGTCCCCGACTCCGGCGTGCTCTGGCAGGCTGCGAGCAGCGCGCCGGCGCAGATGGCCGCCAGACCGAGTGGCCTGCGCATGCCGGTATACTGTTTTGTCACTGTCGTCATCGATCCCCTTCTCCCCGACAGGCGCAGCTCGGTCGCCGCAGATCCCCGATTGCCCGGGCACTGTAGCAGCCGATGTGCAAGGCCGGAATCCGCATAACAGCATGGCACTGCTCGAAATACTGCATCATCCCGATCCCCGGTTGCGGGAAGTGGCACAGCCGGTCGCCGACTTCGGGCCCGAGCTGCAGCAACTGATCGACGACATGTTCGAGACCATGTACGACGCGCCGGGCGTCGGCCTCGCCGCGACCCAGGTGGGCATCGCGCTGCGCGTTGCGGTCATGGACTGCGGCGGCGAGGACGCCAGCGACCCCCGCGTCATGATCAACCCGGAGATCGTCGCCACCGAGGAGCCGGAGGTGATCGACGAAGGCTGCCTGTCCGTGCCCGAGGTCGCCGACCGCGTGCGGCGCTTCAAGCGCGTCACCGTGCGCGCCCTGGATCGCGACGGCGCCGGCTACGAGCTCAGCGCCGACGGCCTGCTGGCCCAGTGCATCCAGCATGAGACCGATCATCTCAACGGCAAGCTCTACATCGACCACCTGTCGACCATCAAGCGCGACCGTCTGCTCAAGCGTCAGCGCAAGCTCCGCAAGCAGGAATCCTGATTGCCGGGAAGGCCCCGATCGATGTCGAGCTTGGCAACAAGGCAGAGCTGATGCGCATCGCCTTCGCCGGTACGCCGGACTTCGCCGTTCCCGCGCTCGACGCGCTGCACGCGGCCGGGCACGACATCGCGGCCGTCTTCACGCAGCCCGACCGGCCCGCGGGGCGCGGACGCAGGCTGCGCCCGTCACCGGTGGCCGAGCGCGCCGACGCCCTCGGCCTGCCGGTGCACAAGCCGACGCGCTTCGACGACGCCGCGCGCGCGCAGCTGGTCGACGCCGCCGTCGAGGTGCTGGTGGTGGTGGCCTACGGACTCATCCTGCCGCAGGCCGTGCTCGACACGCCGGTGCGGGGGTGCCTGAACATCCACGCCAGCCTGCTGCCGCGCTGGCGCGGGGCGGCGCCCATCCAGCGCGCGGTCGAGGCGGGCGACAGTCAGACCGGCGTGTGCATCATGCAGATGGAGGCCGGTCTGGATACCGGACCGGTCTGGCGGCGCGCGGCGCTCGCCATCGGCGAGCACGAGACCGCCGGCGAGCTTCACGACCGCCTCGCGCAGCTCGGCGCGCGGGAGATCGTCCCGGCGCTGGCGCAGGTGGCCGCCGCCGACGGCGCTCCCGAGCCGCAGCCGGCGGAGGGCGTCACCTACGCGCGCAAGCTCGCCAAGGACGAAGCCCGCGTCGACTGGACCGCATCCGCGGCGACCATCGCGCGTCGCGTGCATGCCTTCAACCCGGTGCCCGGCGCGTGGACCGGCCACGACGGCGAGCGTCTGCGCGTGCTGCGCGCGCGCCCCGCCGAGCCGGTCGTCACGGCCGCGGCCGGTACCGTGCTCGGCGTCGACCACGCGGGCGTGCGCGTCGCCACCGGCGAAGGCGCGCTGCTGCTGGAAACGCTGCAGTGGCCGGGTGCGCGTGCGCTGCCGGCATTCGAGGCGGCCGGCCGCCGGCTTGTCGAAGGAGCGCAGCTGACATGAACGGACGCGGCGGAGGCGGCGGTGGTGGTGGACCGCGCAGCGGCGGCCCGCGTGGCGGTGAGCAGCGCGGCGGTGGACAGCGCGGGCCGCGCGCCCCCGGCTCCGCGCTGCGCGCGAGCGCCACGCGCGTGGTCAACGCCGTGGTCACGCAGGGCAGGAGCCTCGACGACGCGCTGGCCCATGCCGTGGCCCGCCATCCGATCACGGCCCGCGACCATGCGCTGCTCGCGGCCATCGTCTACGGCGTGGTGCGGCACTACCGCCGTCTCGGCTGGCAGGCGGAGCGCATGCTGGAGCGTCCGCTGCGCGACGCGCCGCTGATCGAGGTCCTGCTGCGCGTCGGCCTCTACCAGCTCCTCGACCTGCGCGTGCCGGATCACGCCGCCATCGCGGCCACCACCGGCGCCGCGCCCATGCTCGATGCCGAGTGGGCCGGATCGCTGGTCAATGCCCTGCTGCGCCGCACCCAGCGCGAGCGCGATGCGCTTGCCGAGCCGGAGGCGCCCGCGATCCGCCACTCCTGCCCGGACTGGCTGCTCGCCCGCCTGGAGGCCGACTGGGGCGAAGCGCGCGCCGAGCAGATGATCGCGACCGCCAATGTGCAGGCGCCGATGACCCTGCGCGTCAACCGTCGGCGCATGGACCCGGCCGCCTATCGGGCGCGACTGGCGCGCGCGGGCATGGCGGCGGATGCGGTCGCCGGCGCACCCGACGCCGTCGTGCTGGGCGCACCCAGCGCGGTCGACGATCTCCCGGGGTTCGCCCGCGGCAGCGTGTCGGTGCAGGACGCCAGCGCGCAGCTCGCCGCCGATCTGCTCGACGTCGCGTCCGGGCAGCGCGTGCTCGACGCCTGCGCGGCGCCCGGCGGCAAGGCCGCGCATCTGCTCGAGCGCTGTCCGGATGCGGCCCTCACCGCCCTCGACGTCGATCGCGAGCGGCTCCAGCAGGTGGACGCCACGCTCCGGCGCATCGGCCTGCGCGCGCGGCTGGTGGCGGCCGACGCCTGCGACACCGGTCGCTGGTGGGACGGCGCCGCCTTCGACCGCATCCTGATCGACGCGCCGTGTTCCGGAACCGGCGTCATCCGCCGGCATCCCGACATCAAGTGGCTGCGCCGCGAGACCGATATCGCCGCGCTCGCCACCCGTCAGCGCGCGCTGCTCGATGCGCTCTGGCCGCTGCTCGCACCGGGTGGCCGGCTGGTGTTCGCGACCTGCTCGGTGCTGCGCGAGGAAGGCGCCGACGTGGTCGATGCCTTCGTTGCGGACCAGGGCGACGCGGTGCCCGCCACCCCCGACCTGCCGGTCGGCGAGCGCGACGGCCCCGGCTGGCGCATCGCGCCGGGCGGCGAATGGGACGGCTTCTTCTATGCGCTGCTGGAGCGCGCGCACGGCTGACGCGCCGCAGTGCCGTTATCATGAAGTCGCGCAAGCGCTTCGTTCCGGCGCGAGTCAGGCGGCGGACGCGACCATGCGCTTATCTGCATGAGCCATGATGTCTCATTCACCCATCCCAAAAGGGTCAATGCCCATGACTGCACTCAAGCGAAACCTGATGGTGTCCTCCGCGGCGCTGCTCGCCACCCCGGCGACCGTGCTGGCGCACGCCGGCCACGACCACGGTCACTGGTCGAGCGGGCTCGTCCACACGCTCTTCTTCCTCTCGGTGTTCGCGGCTGTCGGTATCGGCAACGTGATCTACCAGAAGCGCAAGCAGGCCAACGCCCGGCAGGAGGTCAAGTAATGCTCTACGGACTGATCAACTGGTACGGCCGCAGGAAGCGGGTCGAGACCGTCTCCGCACACTGCGACATTCCCTGCAAGATCTACGACCCGATCTCGGCCCAGATCGCGACCCTCAGCGTCATCCGCTTCATGGACCAGATCGCCGAGCTCGAGGCCAAGGGCACGCTGAGCCTTGCCGACCAGGCGCAGCTGACGCGACTGGTGCAGGAGAAGGAAACCCACGCCGAGAAGGCGAAGCACGAAGTGCGCGTCATCTGGGGCGACTACTTCAAGCAGCCGCAGTTCGAGAAGTTCCCGGACGCGAGCACGCTGGTGCACAACATCATGCTCGCCGGCTCGGCGTGCAAGCAGGGCATCGAGCGCGAGAAGGGCGTCAAGCTCCTCGAGCTGGTCAACGAGTTCGCCGAGGCGTTCTGGACCACCAAGGACGTGCCCACCTACAAGGCGACCTGCCCCTATCCGCCGAGCGAGACCGTGGTCTACCCCAAGCTCGGCTGATTGAAGGGAGATGCGCGTCAGGCTGTTCCGGGTGACGGGGAACAGCATGTTCCCGGCCTACCCGGCGGGCGACTACGTCCTGGCCTGGCGCCATCCCCTGCAGCGATTCGCGGCCGGCGACGTGGTGGTGGTCGACCACCCGTCGTACGGCCGCATCATCAAGCGGATCGCCGCCGTTGACGCCGACCGCCGATTGCGTCTGACCGGCGACAACGTCGAGGAAAGCACGGCGAGCCAGCTGCTCGGCGATGTCGGGTCCGACCGCATCGTCGGCCGGGTCATCTGCCGGATCGGTCCGGCGCGCATGCACGCAGCAGGCTGAACCCGGCTCAGCCGCGCGCCGGCCCCCGCATGGTGCGATAGCGCCACCATCCATAGCCCAGTGGCAGCGCGGCCGCGAGCAGCAGCAGGCTGTCCGCGACCGGCCCGCGCGCGATCAGCATGCCGACGATGCCGGCGATGCCGATCAGCGCCAGAACCGAGATCAGGGTCAGCGCGCGCCGGCCGCTCATGCCGCCGCCTCCGCGGTTGCGCTCGCCCTCGGCGCGCGCCGCCGCCGCGCCCACCACAACCAGGCGCCGTTGGCGGTGATGAACAGGGTCAGCCAGGTGCAGGCCGTCCACAGCAGCTTGAGGGGCAGGCCGCCGTAGTCGCCGAAGTGCAGCGGCTCGGACAGCGCGATGGCCTTGAGATAGAGCGGCACTTCGGGTGCCGCGGCGACCTCGCCGGTTTTCGCGTCGACGATGACGACGCGGAACATGCGCTCCTGCACGCCCTCGCTCCCGCCGAGCAGCGCGGTGTAGTGGCGCGGCGTCGAGAACTCGGTTCCGGGGAACACCAGCGATTGCACCCACCAGCCCTCGGGCGCGGCGGCCCGCACCGCCGCGAAGGCGGTCTCGACATCGGCCGGCGGCTGCACCGGGTCCACCGGTTCCATGCGCTCGGCCTCGGCGCGCAGGCCGCTGAGCTCGGTCATCTGCCAGAGGCCGATGGCGGCGGTG encodes:
- a CDS encoding DUF494 family protein, whose product is MNIKESVLDVLMYLYENYVEQEFADSANYDTLRVELVGAGFPEEEVNHAFAWLNDLAERRDNLVNPASGSIRMYSSAERARIGPESQGFLLYLEQLGLLGPQGRELVIDRLMSIEDDVDIERVKWVVLLVLISQPGTEDALAQVEEMVYYDGEFLH
- the dprA gene encoding DNA-processing protein DprA, coding for MTDDGADREAWLTLLLAPGVGPVTGMRLLEQHDSAAAALDAGPGAWRAAGLPDALHDALRRPAPDALDTCRRWLDGERRALVTIDDARYPQRLLQTGCPPLALYCLGDPSLLAQEQIAIVGARSASAQGLEDARAFASELARAGLCVTSGMASGIDGAAHAAALDAGGATIAVAGTGPDRVYPARHRALAHRIGDHGLLVSEFPPGTGARPGHFPRRNRIIAGLALGVLVVEAAARSGSLITAKLAAEYGREVLAVPGSIHRPLARGCNALIREGAQLAETVQDVLRALGRSTGGSAATLGPVTSSGASPALSANAALTLDAVHDAGSAFDQLVARTGLDVQALSSALLELEIAGLVASEPGGSFSRLARADA
- a CDS encoding LysM peptidoglycan-binding domain-containing protein, whose amino-acid sequence is MRRPLGLAAICAGALLAACQSTPESGTPDARPATTGEVVASGGPERTAPSPAPAQPVATTRDGAEQRVRKTARYVVKKGDTLWGIADRFLIDPWKWPEVWVANRQVSNPHLIYPGDVLELRWLEGSERVADVRKLSPRIRRKPLTDAIPTIPLDQIKDFLRGPQIVDKATLENAPYVVEFDQEHLIGPDRVGIYARELPEDADEDWLVLHPGAPYVDPDSGETLGYEAIPAADATLARHAREVAVLELTRAHRETRIGDVLIPKPTDELSANFYPRAPDGAVDGRIISVFGGVTQIGQYNLVVLNRGSADGLASGHVLDVYSAAREVKDPQRSFGRVSLPAEFAGQLLVVRVTDRLSQALVMEAVRPILLHDEVHAPDRRP
- the def gene encoding peptide deformylase, with the translated sequence MALLEILHHPDPRLREVAQPVADFGPELQQLIDDMFETMYDAPGVGLAATQVGIALRVAVMDCGGEDASDPRVMINPEIVATEEPEVIDEGCLSVPEVADRVRRFKRVTVRALDRDGAGYELSADGLLAQCIQHETDHLNGKLYIDHLSTIKRDRLLKRQRKLRKQES
- the fmt gene encoding methionyl-tRNA formyltransferase, with product MRIAFAGTPDFAVPALDALHAAGHDIAAVFTQPDRPAGRGRRLRPSPVAERADALGLPVHKPTRFDDAARAQLVDAAVEVLVVVAYGLILPQAVLDTPVRGCLNIHASLLPRWRGAAPIQRAVEAGDSQTGVCIMQMEAGLDTGPVWRRAALAIGEHETAGELHDRLAQLGAREIVPALAQVAAADGAPEPQPAEGVTYARKLAKDEARVDWTASAATIARRVHAFNPVPGAWTGHDGERLRVLRARPAEPVVTAAAGTVLGVDHAGVRVATGEGALLLETLQWPGARALPAFEAAGRRLVEGAQLT
- the rsmB gene encoding 16S rRNA (cytosine(967)-C(5))-methyltransferase RsmB, with amino-acid sequence MNGRGGGGGGGGPRSGGPRGGEQRGGGQRGPRAPGSALRASATRVVNAVVTQGRSLDDALAHAVARHPITARDHALLAAIVYGVVRHYRRLGWQAERMLERPLRDAPLIEVLLRVGLYQLLDLRVPDHAAIAATTGAAPMLDAEWAGSLVNALLRRTQRERDALAEPEAPAIRHSCPDWLLARLEADWGEARAEQMIATANVQAPMTLRVNRRRMDPAAYRARLARAGMAADAVAGAPDAVVLGAPSAVDDLPGFARGSVSVQDASAQLAADLLDVASGQRVLDACAAPGGKAAHLLERCPDAALTALDVDRERLQQVDATLRRIGLRARLVAADACDTGRWWDGAAFDRILIDAPCSGTGVIRRHPDIKWLRRETDIAALATRQRALLDALWPLLAPGGRLVFATCSVLREEGADVVDAFVADQGDAVPATPDLPVGERDGPGWRIAPGGEWDGFFYALLERAHG
- the sodN gene encoding superoxide dismutase, Ni, which produces MLYGLINWYGRRKRVETVSAHCDIPCKIYDPISAQIATLSVIRFMDQIAELEAKGTLSLADQAQLTRLVQEKETHAEKAKHEVRVIWGDYFKQPQFEKFPDASTLVHNIMLAGSACKQGIEREKGVKLLELVNEFAEAFWTTKDVPTYKATCPYPPSETVVYPKLG
- the sodX gene encoding nickel-type superoxide dismutase maturation protease; the protein is MRVRLFRVTGNSMFPAYPAGDYVLAWRHPLQRFAAGDVVVVDHPSYGRIIKRIAAVDADRRLRLTGDNVEESTASQLLGDVGSDRIVGRVICRIGPARMHAAG